The Falco naumanni isolate bFalNau1 chromosome 1, bFalNau1.pat, whole genome shotgun sequence genome window below encodes:
- the NEFH gene encoding LOW QUALITY PROTEIN: neurofilament heavy polypeptide (The sequence of the model RefSeq protein was modified relative to this genomic sequence to represent the inferred CDS: deleted 3 bases in 3 codons): MSLMLETLLAPPGGLRKELGRAPPRSAASSGFYSWPGPVVGRARGGGGGGGSAAASSTESLDSLNGEPRARNEKELLQVLNDRFAGYIERVRALEQQNRALAAEAAALRQQQAGRSAMGELYARELRDMRGTVLRLGAEKGQLRLERARLAEDVAALRGRLEEEARQRAELEAAARGLAQRSAQEERARGPLEERARALREEAETLRRQHRAEVGALLRGARPEPPAELPAALRPGVTAALRDLRAQLEGTAVRSTLQAEEWFRVRLDKLSEVAKVNTDAIRLAQEEISEYRRQLQSKTTELEALKGTQESLERQRQDSEERHHADVLSYQETIQQLDNELRNTKWEMAAQLREYQDLLNVKMALDIEIAAYRKLLEGEEYRIESGFGMLSFPEVAPKAPSITANIKVKSEEKIKVVEKSEKETVIVEEQTEEIQVTEEVTEEEEAEKEAEEEKAEEEEKEEEEKAEAEGEEEAKSPEKEEAKSPEKPESPSKEEAKTPAVKSPEKPPTPSKEEAKSPAVKSPEKPAPPSKEEAKSPAVKSPEKPAPPSKEEAKSPTVKSPEKPAHPSKEEAKSPMVKSPEKPAPPSKEEAKSPTVKSPEKPAHPSKEEAKSPTVKSPEKPAPPSKEEAKSPTVKSPEKPAPPSKEEAKSPAIKSPEKPAPPSKEEAKTPAVKSPEKTPTPSKEEAKTPAVKSPEKPPTPSKEEAKSPAIKSPEKPSPPSKEEAKTPSVKSPEKTPTPSKEEAKSPAVKSPEKPPSPSKEEGKTLTVKSPDKVKSPVKEVVKSPQKEGAPAKEPTPSPPKEPKAPAKEEQPKEVKPPSKPAPEEGRKEEAPKKDVSAKVEEKPKEKAAAVPEPPAPQVKETKPGLKPVEEGKAEKEAPPKPQQEVSKAAVKEAEKPKTEEKAEEPKKEKVEDPKAKVKPKEEPKASKDPSKAEAPSSKEAKAPEPASTAGKK; encoded by the exons ATGAGCCTGATGTTGGAGACGCTGCTggcc cccccgggggggctcCGCAAGGAGCTGGGCCGCGCACCCCCGCGCTCCGCCGCCTCCAGCGGCTTCTACTCGTGGCCGGGACCGGTGGTGGGGAGGGCTcgaggc ggggggggcggcggcggcagcgcggccgcTTCCTCTACCGAGAGCCTGGACTCGCTGAACGGGGAACCGCGGGCGCGGAATgagaaggagctgctgcaggtgctgaaCGATCGCTTCGCCGGTTACATCGAGCGGGTGCGGGCGCTGGAGCAGCAGAACCGGGCGCTGGCGGCTgaggcggcggcgctgcggcagcagcaggcagggcgCTCGGCCATGGGCGAGCTGTATGCGCGGGAGCTGCGCGACATGCGGGGCACCGTGCTGCGGCTGGGCGCCGAGAAGGGGCAGCTGCGGCTGGAGCGGGCGCGCCTGGCCGAGGACGTGGCGGCGCTGCGGGGACGGCTGGAGGAGGAGGCCCGGCAGCGAGCCGAGCTGGAGGCGGCGGCCCGCGGGCTGGCCCAGCGCTCGGCGCAGGAGGAGAGAGCGCGG GGTCCGCTGGAGGAGCGAGCCCGAGCCCTGCGGGAGGAGGCGGAGACGCTGCGGAGGCAGCACCGGGCCGAGGTGGGGGCGCTGCTCCGCGGAGCCCGCCCCGAGCCCCCCGCCGAGCTCCCCGCCGCCCTGCGCCCCGGGGTCACCGCCGCGCTGCGCGACCTGCGCGCTCAGCTGGAGGGCACGGCGGTCCGCAGCACGCTGCAGGCCGAGGAGTGGTTCCGCG TGAGGCTGGACAAGCTCTCAGAGGTTGCTAAGGTGAACACAGATGCCATCCGCTTGGCTCAGGAGGAGATCTCAGAGTACCGCCGCCAGCTCCAGTCCAAGACCACAGAGCTCGAAGCCCTCAAAGGGACCCAGGAGTCActggagaggcagagacaggaCTCGGAGGAGCGCCATCATGCAGATGTCCTGTCCTACCAG GAAACTATCCAGCAGCTTGACAACGAGCTGAGGAACACCAAGTGGGAGATGGCAGCTCAGCTCCGGGAGTACCAGGATTTACTCAACGTCAAAATGGCCCTGGACATTGAAATTGCTGCCTATAG AAAGCTCTTGGAAGGGGAGGAATATCGAATTGAGTCTGGCTTTGGGATGCTTTCCTTCCCTGAGGTGGCCCCCAAGGCTCCCAGCATCACCGCCAACATCAAGGTGAAGAGTGAAGAGAAGATCAAGGTGGTGGAAAAATCTGAGAAGGAGACTGTGATTGTGGAGGAGCAGACAGAGGAAATTCAGGTGACAGAGGAGGtcacagaggaagaggaggctgagaaagaggctgaagaagagaaagctgaagaggaggagaaagaagaagaggagaaagctgAAGCAGAGGGTGAAGAGGAGGCCAAGTCTCCTGAAAAAGAGGAGGCCAAGTCCCCAGAGAAACCTGAGTCCCCTTCAAAGGAGGAGGCCAAGACTCCAGCTGTCAAGTCACCCGAAAAGCCACCAACCCCCTCAAAAGAGGAGGCCAAGAGCCCAGCGGTGAAGTCCCCAGAGAAACCTGCACCCCCCTCAAAAGAGGAGGCCAAGAGCCCAGCGGTGAAGTCCCCAGAGAAACCTGCACCCCCCTCAAAAGAGGAGGCCAAGAGCCCAACGGTGAAGTCCCCAGAGAAACCTGCACACCCCTCAAAAGAGGAGGCCAAGAGCCCAATGGTAAAGTCCCCAGAGAAACCTGCACCCCCCTCAAAAGAGGAGGCCAAGAGCCCAACGGTAAAGTCCCCAGAGAAACCTGCACACCCCTCAAAAGAGGAGGCCAAGAGCCCAACGGTAAAGTCCCCAGAGAAACCTGCACCCCCCTCAAAAGAGGAGGCCAAGAGCCCAACGGTAAAGTCCCCAGAGAAACCTGCACCCCCCTCAAAAGAGGAGGCCAAGAGCCCTGCCATCAAATCTCCAGAGAAACCTGCACCCCCCTCAAAAGAGGAGGCCAAAACCCCAGCTGTGAAGTCTCCAGAGAAAACCCCAACCCCCTCAAAGGAGGAGGCCAAGACTCCAGCTGTCAAGTCCCCTGAAAAGCCACCAACCCCTTCAAAAGAGGAGGCCAAGAGCCCTGCCATCAAATCTCCAGAAAAACCTTCACCCCCCTCAAAAGAGGAGGCCAAAACCCCATCTGTCAAATCcccagaaaaaaccccaaccccctcAAAAGAGGAGGCCAAGAGCCCTGCTGTTAAATCCCCAGAGAAGCCCCCAAGCCCCTCAAAGGAGGAGGGCAAGACCCTGACCGTGAAGTCCCCTGACAAAGTCAAATCTCCTGTGAAGGAGGTTGTCAAGTCTCCGCAGAAGGAAGGCGCCCCAGCCAAGGAGCCCACTCCCTCCCCTCCAAAGGAGCCGAAAGCCCCTGCAAAGGAAGAGCAGCCCAAAGAGGTGAAGCCTCCCTCCAAGCCTGCACCTgaggagggcaggaaggaagaagctCCCAAGAAGGATGTTTCAGCCAAGGTGGAGGAGAAGCCCAAAGAGAAAGCGGCTGCTGTGCCAGAGCCTCCAGCTCCACAGGTGAAGGAAACCAAGCCAGGCCTTAAACctgtggaagaaggaaaagctgagaaggaGGCTCCACCAAAACCTCAGCAGGAGgtcagcaaagcagctgtgaaGGAGGCTGAGAAGCCAAAGActgaggagaaggcagaggagcCCAAGAAGGAGAAGGTGGAGGATCCCAAAGCTAAAGTGAAACCCAAAGAAGAGCCCAAAGCCAGTAAAGACCCCTCCAAGGCTGAGGCCCCCTCCAGCAAGGAAGCCAAAGCCCCAGAGCCAGCATCCACTGCAGGGAAGAAgtga